The DNA segment CAGGGTATTGCAACTGAAAAACAAATCCGACATCAATCAATTGTGTGTTGAAACGAGGAAATTGTATGAAAAATTGGCAATTTTGCAATTTGTTGAAGAGCATTTTGAAGGAGTGAAACCCACTATTGGTCAAGCCGAAATAGTGGAAAAAATGAAGCAATTTTTTGAAGAAAACCATTTATCGGATAGCAAGCCAATGAAGGTTCAAGAGAAAGTTGTTGTAGATGAAATTGTCGACAAAGAAACAGAAGAAGAATCCATTATTGATGAAATTGTTGTTGATGGAAACCAAGAAAACGAGAAAATTTTTGAGGAAGAAGTAGCTGCCATTGAACCGGAAGAAGAAATTGTTGCGGAATCTTCGGAGGACAAATTAAACGAAGTTGATTTTTTGTCTTCTTTTGAATTAGACGAAGCAGAAAAGGAAGAAAAAGTAGAGGAAGAGCAAATTCAAACGAAACCTGAAGAAGTCCAAATTTCTTTTATAGATTTATTGGGCGGAGATTATACCGAAACTTTGTTTGTAAAAGTGGAAGACAGTGAAGAAAAAGCAAATCCATTGGATTTTGATCTTCCAAAAGAAGCTACACTTCCAAAAGAAACCAATATCCAGAAAATGAGAGAAGAACTTTTGGCTGAAATGGAATTAAATCCAAAAGATATAGAACCTAAACCAGTTTCGCTCAACGAAAAATTGGCGCAAGGAATCAGCATTGATTTGAATGACAGAATCGGCTTCGTGAAAAACCTTTTTGGCAACAGCGACGAAGATTACAACCGTGTTTTAAACCAATTGATTACCTACGACAGTTTTGAGGAAGCGAAAAGTTTTATCGATGACATGGTAAAACCCGATTATGGTGATTGGGAAGGCAAAGAAGATTATGAACAACGTTTTATGGAAATCATCGAGAAAAAATTCGCTTAATGGGTAAATTATACATTGTCCCAACACCGATTGGCAACCTCGAAGACATGACTTTTCGGGCGATTCGAATTCTAAAAGAAGTCGATTTGATTCTTGCCGAAGACACGCGCACCAGCGGAAAATTATTGAAACATTTCGAGATTGGCACGCACATGCACAGCCATCACATGCACAACGAACACAAAACAGTCGAGAACTTGATTTCGCGTTTGAAAGCCGGAGAAACCATTGCCTTGATTTCGGATGCAGGGACGCCGGCGATTTCTGATCCCGGATTTTTGCTGACTCGTGCTTGTGTCGAAAACAAAATTGACGTGGAATGTTTGCCTGGCGCAACGGCTTTTGTACCGGCCTTGGTCAATAGCGGTTTGCCAAATGACCGATTCATTTTCGAAGGTTTTTTGCCTGAAAAAAAAGGAAGACAAACCCGATATTTGGCGCTCGCCGAAGAAACCCGCACGATGATTTTGTATGTTTCGCCACATAAATTGGTGAAAACTCTAGCTGAATTTATCACTTATTTTGGCGAAGACCGACAAATTTGTGTTTCAAGAGAATTGTCAAAACTGCACGAAGAAAATGTTCGAGGAACGGCTCGTGAAGTACTAACTCATTTTGAAAATAAACCACCAAAAGGAGAAATTGTGGTGGTAGTTGGGGGTAAAACGACAACTAAAGAAAATAAAAAACAATCAGAATAATAAATTATATAATGAGCATTACCACTTTTTTAGAAAAATTAAAACAAACACCAACCGCAATTACATTCCCGGAAACTATTGCCGTGATTGAGGAAAATTACGATTTTACTCCAACGACTTTCAGTAATGGAACACAACACAATGAAGCAGGACAAAACTCGGGTTCCTGCAAACTATTTGCTTTTGCCCAATTGCAAAACTTATCCCAAGCCGAAACATTGGCTTGTTTTGGAGCCTATTATTTTGAAGAAGTTTTGGGTGATCCAGAAGGAACCAACCACCAAAATATCCGTAATTTTATAAAATTAGGATGGGATGGAATCCAATTTGAAGGAGAAGCTTTGAGTTTGAAAGCTTAACAATTCGTCATTGCGAGGAACGAAGCAATCTCACTAAATTGCTCAACTTGTTTGCTCTCGTGATAGGATTGCTTCGTTCCTCGCAATGACACTGAAAAAACTTTGCGACCTAGCGTCTTTGCAGCTAATTCTCCACTTCCAAATCCACAAACGTAAAAGTATTTCCGCTAAATAATCCTTTGTCGGATAATTTCAAATCGGGAATCACGAGCAAAGCCATAAACGAAAGCGTCATAAAAGGCGCTTTCAAATTGCTACCTAATTCTTTTGCCATAGCATCAATTTCTTGGTATAATTTCCCGGTTTTCCAACCATTTTTGTCGCTCATGATTCCGGCAACGGGCAAAGCCAGCATTTTGTTTTCGGAACCATTTACAGCACAAACGCCCCCCGTATTTTTGATAATCAAATTGACGG comes from the Flavobacterium limnophilum genome and includes:
- a CDS encoding HopJ type III effector protein; the protein is MSITTFLEKLKQTPTAITFPETIAVIEENYDFTPTTFSNGTQHNEAGQNSGSCKLFAFAQLQNLSQAETLACFGAYYFEEVLGDPEGTNHQNIRNFIKLGWDGIQFEGEALSLKA
- the rsmI gene encoding 16S rRNA (cytidine(1402)-2'-O)-methyltransferase — translated: MGKLYIVPTPIGNLEDMTFRAIRILKEVDLILAEDTRTSGKLLKHFEIGTHMHSHHMHNEHKTVENLISRLKAGETIALISDAGTPAISDPGFLLTRACVENKIDVECLPGATAFVPALVNSGLPNDRFIFEGFLPEKKGRQTRYLALAEETRTMILYVSPHKLVKTLAEFITYFGEDRQICVSRELSKLHEENVRGTAREVLTHFENKPPKGEIVVVVGGKTTTKENKKQSE